In a single window of the Gossypium hirsutum isolate 1008001.06 chromosome D02, Gossypium_hirsutum_v2.1, whole genome shotgun sequence genome:
- the LOC121214509 gene encoding uncharacterized protein: protein MANWLEVEDKNSTFFHRFATYRRRINSISRLEKIEGGEANEESEIHEVASTYFQELFTTKGDGDCSYLLSGIKENILTDTNKELMSTFTADDLYAALKGIRPTKAPRHDDIVLIPKIPNPTSIVNFRPISLCSKRTRKKGYMAVEIDMSKAYDRVKWGYLKEVMLRMSFTSEWVRLVVNCVSTTSYAVNINGSGRIFSPFRGLRQGDPLSPFLFLICSEGLSSLMGMASAVGMLKDDCILFGEASDRGARVLKDILKEYGKSSGQCVNFNKSKIFFSTNTAEEKKEEASAKLGLGNNVLYTWKSTWDTKGVLAEGLCWRVGKGMNILISRDYWIPVLPRDRLPVLTTNLNDSKVAELIDSSNRTWKHELIAYTLSEDVAEMILCIPLAERPHEDSQV, encoded by the exons ATGGCGAATTGGCTTGAAGTAGAGGACAAGAACTCAACCTTTTTTCACAGGTTTGCTACATATCGAAGACGTATAAACTCAATATCAAGGTTGGAGAAAATTGAGGGAGGAGAAGCTAATGAAGAGAGTGAGATCCATGAAGTAGCTTCCACCTATTTTCAGGAGCTCTTTACGACAAAAGGAGATGGGGATTGTTCATATCTTTTATCGGgaataaaggaaaatattttgaCAGATACAAATAAAGAGCTAATGTCAACTTTTACAGCAGATGATTTGTATGCGGCATTGAAGGGTATAAGACCTACAAAAGCTCCAAGACATGACG ATATTGTGTTGATTCCTAAAATCCCAAATCCCACTAGCATTGTTAACTTTAGACCCATTAGTTTATGTTCA AAGCGCACAAGGAAAAAAGGATATATGGCAGTAGAGATTGATATGAGCAAAGCCTATGATAGGGTTAAGTGGGGATATTTGAAGGAAGTAATGCTACGAATGAGTTTCACATCAGAGTGGGTTAGGCTGGTTGTGAATTGTGTTTCCACGACATCCTATGCAGTTAATATAAATGGAAGTGGAAGAATTTTTTCACCGTTTAGAGGCTTGCGTCAAGGGGACCCTTTGAGCCCTTTCCTATTTCTGATATGTAGTGAGGGATTATCATCTTTGATGGGAATGGCTTCAGCAGTGGGAATGCTAAAAG ATGATTGTATTTTGTTCGGGGAAGCATCAGATAGGGGTGCTAGGGTTCTAAAGGATATTTTGAAGGAATATGGAAAGTCTTCTGGGCAATGTGTTAATTTCAATAAGTCCAAAATATTTTTTAGCACGAATACAGCTGAAGAGAAGAAGGAAGAAGCGTCGGCAAAGCTGGGG TTGGGGAATAACGTTTTGTATACATGGAAAAGTACTTGGGATACTAAGGGTGTTTTAGCTGAGGGATTATGTTGGAGGGTGGGTAAAGGTATGAATATTTTGATCAGTCGTGATTATTGGATTCCAGTTTTACCGCGTGATAGATTACCAGTTTTAACTACGAATTTGAATGATAGTAAAGTTGCGGAATTAATTGATTCAAGCAATAGAACATGGAAACATGAGTTGATAGCGTATACCCTTTCGGAGGATGTAGCAGAGATGATTCTCTGTATCCCGCTGGCTGAAAGACCACACGAAGATTCCCAAGTCTAG
- the LOC107910512 gene encoding protein CHUP1, chloroplastic isoform X1, protein MKPADCKVAPIPMSQQRSTTPSSFRVNSKPKDQSAARPKSVPPDTTKNSRKSVMMMNKPKSGDQLPAGGCYHKGRVVEQFGKPRRSSANSSSTTEKNSAVDELREKLSCSEGLVKDLQTQVMGLRAELDGARSLNMELESLNRKLKEDLAAAEDKIAALSSPQPDPDPDPHPDQVHLQKRESSGEYQSPKFKDIQKLIANKLEHPKVTRGEARTVKVPPRPTASLAPKDANHQTIAPITYSQPPPPPPPLPSLPPLPPPPPPPRFPAKAATTPKAHSLVMGPVQSYQEKKKDPPVAAAAWNQKKPTVISVHSSIVGEIQNRSAHLLAIKADVETKGEFINSLIHRVLAAAYTDIEEVLKFVDWLDNELSSLADERAVLKHFKWPERKADAMREAAIEYRDLKLLEMEISSFEDDTSNPCGVALKRMAGLLDKSERSIQRLIKLRNSVIRSYQECKIPVDWMLDSGMVYKIKQASMKLVTMYIKRVGTELQLVRSLDKESAQEALLLQGMHFANRAHQFAGDLDSETLCAFEEIKECIPGHLVGSKELLAGISSA, encoded by the exons ATGAAACCAGCTGATTGCAAGGTTGCTCCCATTCCCATGTCGCAGCAGCGGAGCACCACCCCTTCGAGCTTTAGAGTTAACTCCAAGCCTAAAGATCAGTCAGCAGCTAGGCCCAAAAGTGTACCCCCTGACACCACCAAAAACAGTAGGAAGTCTGTGATGATGATGAACAAGCCTAAATCTGGGGACCAACTGCCAGCAGGTGGGTGCTATCACAAGGGTAGAGTTGTGGAACAATTTGGAAAGCCTAGGCGTTCTAGTGCTAATTCAAGCTCAACAACAGAGAAGAATAGTGCTGTTGATGAACTGAGAGAGAAGCTAAGTTGTAGTGAGGGTTTGGTTAAAGATTTGCAGACTCAGGTGATGGGTTTGAGGGCAGAATTGGATGGGGCTCGGAGCTTGAATATGGAGCTGGAGTCTCTTAACAGAAAGCTCAAGGAGGACCTTGCTGCTGCTGAAGACAAGATAGCAGCTCTTTCAAGTCCTCAACCTGACCCTGACCCTGACCCTCACCCTGACCAGGTGCACCTGCAG AAGAGGGAGTCAAGTGGAGAGTACCAGAGCCCCAAATTCAAGGACATTCAGAAACTCATTGCCAACAAATTGGAACACCCAAAAGTTACGAGGGGGGAGGCAAGAACAGTTAAAGTGCCACCACGGCCAACTGCTTCTTTGGCTCCCAAAGATGCCAACCATCAGACAATCGCACCAATAACTTACTCTCAGCCACCGCCTCCACCACCACCGCTGCCATCGCTGCCACCGCTGCCACCACCTCCGCCACCACCTCGGTTCCCTGCTAAAGCAGCTACCACTCCAAAGGCTCATTCCCTTGTAATGGGCCCTGTACAAAGTtaccaagaaaagaaaaaggacccCCCAGTAGCAGCAGCAGCATGGAATCAAAAGAAACCCACGGTTATTAGCGTGCATAGTAGCATAGTTGGTGAAATTCAGAACCGCTCAGCTCATCTGCTAGCA ATAAAAGCGGATGTTGAAACAAAAGGAGAATTCATCAACAGTCTTATCCACAGAGTCTTAGCTGCAGCCTATACAGACATAGAAGAGGTCCTGAAATTTGTTGATTGGCTTGACAATGAACTTTCATCCTTG GCCGATGAGCGTGCTGTGTTAAAGCATTTCAAGTGGCCAGAGAGAAAAGCTGATGCCATGCGAGAAGCTGCTATTGAATATCGTGATCTAAAATTATTGGAAATGGAGATTTCTTCCTTTGAGGATGACACTAGCAATCCATGTGGAGTTGCCTTGAAGAGGATGGCTGGCCTACTGGACAA GTCGGAAAGGAGCATACAGAGGCttatcaaactgagaaattcagTAATCCGTTCTTATCAGGAGTGTAAGATTCCAGTTGATTGGATGCTTGATTCCGGAATGGTGTATAAA ATAAAGCAGGCTTCTATGAAGCTGGTCACAATGTACATAAAGAGAGTGGGAACGGAGCTTCAATTGGTACGCAGTTTAGACAAGGAATCTGCACAAGAGGCACTGCTTCTTCAAGGCATGCATTTTGCAAATAGGGCTCACCag TTTGCTGGAGATCTTGATTCAGAAACACTGTGTGCTTTTGAAGAGATCAAGGAATGCATTCCAGGACACCTGGTAGGATCCAAAGAATTGTTGGCAGGAATATCATCAGCCTGA
- the LOC107910512 gene encoding protein CHUP1, chloroplastic isoform X2 yields MKPADCKVAPIPMSQQRSTTPSSFRVNSKPKDQSAARPKSVPPDTTKNSRKSVMMMNKPKSGDQLPAGGCYHKGRVVEQFGKPRRSSANSSSTTEKNSAVDELREKLSCSEGLVKDLQTQVMGLRAELDGARSLNMELESLNRKLKEDLAAAEDKIAALSSPQPDPDPDPHPDQVHLQRESSGEYQSPKFKDIQKLIANKLEHPKVTRGEARTVKVPPRPTASLAPKDANHQTIAPITYSQPPPPPPPLPSLPPLPPPPPPPRFPAKAATTPKAHSLVMGPVQSYQEKKKDPPVAAAAWNQKKPTVISVHSSIVGEIQNRSAHLLAIKADVETKGEFINSLIHRVLAAAYTDIEEVLKFVDWLDNELSSLADERAVLKHFKWPERKADAMREAAIEYRDLKLLEMEISSFEDDTSNPCGVALKRMAGLLDKSERSIQRLIKLRNSVIRSYQECKIPVDWMLDSGMVYKIKQASMKLVTMYIKRVGTELQLVRSLDKESAQEALLLQGMHFANRAHQFAGDLDSETLCAFEEIKECIPGHLVGSKELLAGISSA; encoded by the exons ATGAAACCAGCTGATTGCAAGGTTGCTCCCATTCCCATGTCGCAGCAGCGGAGCACCACCCCTTCGAGCTTTAGAGTTAACTCCAAGCCTAAAGATCAGTCAGCAGCTAGGCCCAAAAGTGTACCCCCTGACACCACCAAAAACAGTAGGAAGTCTGTGATGATGATGAACAAGCCTAAATCTGGGGACCAACTGCCAGCAGGTGGGTGCTATCACAAGGGTAGAGTTGTGGAACAATTTGGAAAGCCTAGGCGTTCTAGTGCTAATTCAAGCTCAACAACAGAGAAGAATAGTGCTGTTGATGAACTGAGAGAGAAGCTAAGTTGTAGTGAGGGTTTGGTTAAAGATTTGCAGACTCAGGTGATGGGTTTGAGGGCAGAATTGGATGGGGCTCGGAGCTTGAATATGGAGCTGGAGTCTCTTAACAGAAAGCTCAAGGAGGACCTTGCTGCTGCTGAAGACAAGATAGCAGCTCTTTCAAGTCCTCAACCTGACCCTGACCCTGACCCTCACCCTGACCAGGTGCACCTGCAG AGGGAGTCAAGTGGAGAGTACCAGAGCCCCAAATTCAAGGACATTCAGAAACTCATTGCCAACAAATTGGAACACCCAAAAGTTACGAGGGGGGAGGCAAGAACAGTTAAAGTGCCACCACGGCCAACTGCTTCTTTGGCTCCCAAAGATGCCAACCATCAGACAATCGCACCAATAACTTACTCTCAGCCACCGCCTCCACCACCACCGCTGCCATCGCTGCCACCGCTGCCACCACCTCCGCCACCACCTCGGTTCCCTGCTAAAGCAGCTACCACTCCAAAGGCTCATTCCCTTGTAATGGGCCCTGTACAAAGTtaccaagaaaagaaaaaggacccCCCAGTAGCAGCAGCAGCATGGAATCAAAAGAAACCCACGGTTATTAGCGTGCATAGTAGCATAGTTGGTGAAATTCAGAACCGCTCAGCTCATCTGCTAGCA ATAAAAGCGGATGTTGAAACAAAAGGAGAATTCATCAACAGTCTTATCCACAGAGTCTTAGCTGCAGCCTATACAGACATAGAAGAGGTCCTGAAATTTGTTGATTGGCTTGACAATGAACTTTCATCCTTG GCCGATGAGCGTGCTGTGTTAAAGCATTTCAAGTGGCCAGAGAGAAAAGCTGATGCCATGCGAGAAGCTGCTATTGAATATCGTGATCTAAAATTATTGGAAATGGAGATTTCTTCCTTTGAGGATGACACTAGCAATCCATGTGGAGTTGCCTTGAAGAGGATGGCTGGCCTACTGGACAA GTCGGAAAGGAGCATACAGAGGCttatcaaactgagaaattcagTAATCCGTTCTTATCAGGAGTGTAAGATTCCAGTTGATTGGATGCTTGATTCCGGAATGGTGTATAAA ATAAAGCAGGCTTCTATGAAGCTGGTCACAATGTACATAAAGAGAGTGGGAACGGAGCTTCAATTGGTACGCAGTTTAGACAAGGAATCTGCACAAGAGGCACTGCTTCTTCAAGGCATGCATTTTGCAAATAGGGCTCACCag TTTGCTGGAGATCTTGATTCAGAAACACTGTGTGCTTTTGAAGAGATCAAGGAATGCATTCCAGGACACCTGGTAGGATCCAAAGAATTGTTGGCAGGAATATCATCAGCCTGA